From a region of the Sulfuriferula plumbiphila genome:
- a CDS encoding energy transducer TonB, whose product MPRPADLQEPGLSPAKQRVVAALSISIAVHLALIGLLRVNPVAAPVAASIPVIQVRLQPAAPPPAVPVRQIETQAAVPEMPPQPTPQAPPKPALPPPPVAGTPLPVQAAPANPAPPSSSTLPAVNVPLLVDPVYYTAAQLDIQPRALAAINPVYPQDAVARGTSGWVVLKLKLDETGSVQDVEVSDASPPGIFDQSALDAFRKAHFAPAQKAGRAVKSLVVIKVRYELDQ is encoded by the coding sequence ATGCCGCGCCCAGCCGATCTCCAGGAGCCTGGGCTCAGCCCGGCCAAGCAGCGCGTGGTGGCCGCCCTATCCATCTCGATAGCCGTTCATCTGGCGCTGATCGGCCTGCTGCGCGTTAATCCTGTTGCTGCCCCGGTGGCGGCCAGTATTCCGGTCATCCAGGTACGCCTGCAGCCCGCTGCACCGCCCCCCGCCGTGCCAGTGCGGCAAATCGAAACGCAGGCTGCCGTACCTGAAATGCCGCCACAGCCAACACCGCAAGCACCACCAAAGCCAGCCTTGCCTCCGCCGCCCGTGGCCGGTACGCCGCTGCCAGTGCAGGCCGCGCCCGCCAACCCTGCGCCGCCGTCCAGTAGCACGTTGCCTGCGGTCAATGTGCCGCTGCTGGTCGATCCTGTTTATTACACCGCCGCGCAGCTGGATATTCAGCCGCGCGCGCTGGCCGCCATCAACCCGGTATACCCGCAAGACGCTGTCGCGCGCGGCACCAGCGGCTGGGTCGTACTCAAGCTGAAACTGGACGAGACCGGTAGCGTGCAGGATGTCGAAGTCAGTGACGCCAGCCCGCCTGGCATTTTCGACCAGAGCGCGCTCGACGCATTCCGCAAAGCGCATTTCGCCCCTGCACAAAAAGCCGGTCGCGCAGTGAAATCGCTGGTGGTGATTAAAGTGCGTTACGAGCTGGATCAGTAA
- the mltA gene encoding murein transglycosylase A, which yields MRQLVRTALILAALVSGGCATQPRVPVTPPAPRPVPQTAAQPKPAPSVVCPPPAPETPPAAPVVMPNLSPADWSSLPGWQDDNLLWAWPAWLQSCTVLKTRPEWQAVCAASEALKPVDAETVRAFFESRFALYQSRQPDGSEDGLITGYYEPLLHGSLTPSAKYSVPLYSPPADLLTIDLGSVYPELKNMRLRGRVQGNKVVPYLARADIDNGTHPLKGSELVWVDNPVEAFFLQIQGSGRIQLPDGSMMRVVYADQNGYPYRAIGRVLAERGELPLAQTSMQNIKAWGERNPDKLPELLAQNPSYVFFRELPNNGNGPMGALGVPITGGRSIAVDARAIPLGAPVWLATTLPASDQPLDRLVLAQDTGGAIRGNVRADFFWGFGNEAGKKAGMMKQTGRMWVLLPKDMPVPAELPGPSAAKAKMVSK from the coding sequence ATGAGACAACTCGTTCGCACAGCTCTGATATTAGCCGCCCTGGTTAGCGGCGGCTGCGCCACCCAGCCCAGAGTACCCGTCACGCCGCCTGCACCCAGGCCGGTGCCACAGACCGCAGCGCAGCCAAAACCGGCACCGTCGGTGGTGTGCCCTCCGCCCGCGCCGGAAACACCGCCAGCGGCACCCGTCGTGATGCCCAACCTGAGCCCGGCCGATTGGTCCAGCCTGCCCGGTTGGCAGGACGATAATCTGCTGTGGGCGTGGCCGGCGTGGCTGCAATCGTGCACGGTGCTGAAAACCAGACCGGAATGGCAGGCAGTGTGCGCCGCATCCGAGGCGTTAAAACCCGTCGATGCAGAAACGGTGCGGGCGTTTTTCGAGAGCCGGTTCGCGTTGTATCAATCGCGCCAGCCCGACGGCAGCGAGGACGGGCTGATTACCGGCTACTATGAGCCGCTACTGCATGGCAGTCTCACCCCCAGCGCGAAGTACTCGGTGCCGCTATATAGCCCCCCCGCCGATTTGCTGACCATTGACCTCGGCAGTGTTTATCCGGAATTGAAAAACATGCGTCTGCGCGGACGCGTGCAGGGCAACAAGGTGGTGCCGTACTTGGCGCGCGCCGATATTGATAACGGCACCCATCCGCTTAAGGGCAGCGAGCTGGTATGGGTGGATAATCCGGTGGAGGCGTTCTTCCTGCAAATCCAGGGATCGGGGCGCATTCAACTGCCCGACGGCAGCATGATGCGGGTGGTTTATGCCGACCAGAATGGCTATCCCTATCGCGCCATCGGCCGGGTGTTGGCCGAGCGCGGCGAACTGCCTCTGGCGCAGACTTCGATGCAGAACATCAAGGCGTGGGGTGAACGCAACCCGGACAAGCTGCCGGAACTGCTGGCGCAAAACCCGAGCTATGTGTTTTTCCGCGAGCTGCCGAATAACGGCAATGGCCCCATGGGCGCACTGGGCGTGCCGATTACCGGCGGACGCAGCATTGCCGTGGATGCCCGCGCCATCCCGCTGGGCGCACCGGTGTGGCTGGCCACCACCCTGCCCGCTTCCGACCAGCCGCTCGACCGCCTGGTGCTGGCACAGGATACCGGCGGCGCAATTCGCGGCAACGTGCGCGCGGATTTTTTCTGGGGCTTTGGGAACGAGGCAGGCAAAAAAGCCGGCATGATGAAACAAACTGGACGGATGTGGGTGCTGCTGCCCAAGGACATGCCCGTGCCTGCCGAGCTGCCCGGGCCGTCGGCTGCGAAAGCCAAAATGGTTAGCAAGTAG
- a CDS encoding porin, with the protein MNKKLIALAIAGAFAAPVAMADNGNVVIYGDMAVSADSVDGGSYNPVVTGTRTGPINAASTSSAQRRGRISSNNSFIGFKGSEDLGNGLSAVWQFENAIALDGQNTNDNGPVAVGGNGLYPTFFGSQSRRNTFAGLSSKDLGSVTFGVQDSPVKTSTGPMDAFGQHTLADYRSLWGTINGANVASSISLNGANIANIRAQNSVLYTSPNLSGFTIKAMGAAQNESGNYTGTGSGATGHYYSVGGTYANGPLFATLAYEDNRYTTTSTDFDFKNWRTGVGFNFSGLKVGLAYERIKGDGTVPVGSTSAVSLNRDAWYVPISYQMGSNTFKLAYTKAGKSNQKSSTGADMSGSDGANQWSLGVNHAMSKRTSVYALYSQVRNDSNGSYSLGGAGTGIQAVAPGSYGSDPRAVSVGMITSF; encoded by the coding sequence ATGAACAAGAAACTGATCGCGCTGGCCATTGCTGGCGCCTTTGCGGCCCCGGTGGCCATGGCGGATAACGGCAACGTGGTGATTTACGGCGATATGGCCGTGTCTGCGGACAGCGTGGATGGCGGTAGTTACAACCCAGTGGTGACGGGTACGCGCACAGGTCCCATTAATGCCGCTAGCACCAGTAGCGCGCAGAGACGCGGACGCATTTCCAGCAATAACAGCTTCATCGGTTTCAAAGGCTCCGAAGATCTCGGCAATGGCCTGAGCGCTGTATGGCAGTTTGAAAACGCGATTGCGTTGGATGGACAAAACACCAACGACAATGGCCCTGTTGCTGTGGGCGGTAACGGTTTATACCCTACTTTTTTCGGCAGCCAGTCGCGGCGTAACACGTTTGCGGGCCTGTCCAGCAAGGACCTGGGCAGTGTGACCTTCGGTGTGCAGGATTCGCCAGTCAAAACCTCTACTGGGCCTATGGACGCGTTTGGCCAGCATACGCTGGCGGATTACCGCAGCCTGTGGGGCACGATCAACGGTGCCAACGTCGCCAGCAGTATATCGCTGAATGGCGCCAACATTGCGAACATTCGCGCGCAAAACTCGGTGCTGTACACCAGCCCCAACCTGAGCGGTTTTACCATCAAGGCCATGGGTGCCGCTCAGAATGAAAGCGGCAATTATACCGGCACGGGTTCTGGCGCCACTGGGCATTACTATTCGGTGGGCGGTACCTATGCGAATGGCCCGCTCTTTGCCACCTTGGCATATGAAGATAACAGGTATACCACCACAAGCACGGATTTTGACTTTAAAAACTGGCGCACCGGTGTCGGCTTCAACTTCAGCGGCTTGAAAGTCGGCCTGGCCTATGAGCGCATCAAGGGCGACGGCACGGTTCCAGTTGGCTCAACCAGCGCAGTTAGCCTTAACCGCGATGCCTGGTATGTGCCGATTTCTTACCAAATGGGCAGCAACACCTTCAAGCTTGCCTATACCAAGGCGGGCAAGAGCAACCAGAAGAGTTCAACTGGTGCTGATATGAGTGGCAGCGACGGTGCCAACCAGTGGAGCTTGGGTGTGAATCACGCCATGTCCAAACGCACCTCGGTTTACGCACTATACAGCCAGGTCAGGAACGACAGTAATGGTTCCTACTCCTTGGGTGGTGCGGGTACCGGCATTCAGGCCGTGGCCCCGGGCTCTTATGGTTCGGACCCGCGCGCTGTTTCCGTCGGCATGATAACCAGCTTCTAA